Proteins found in one Lycium ferocissimum isolate CSIRO_LF1 chromosome 6, AGI_CSIRO_Lferr_CH_V1, whole genome shotgun sequence genomic segment:
- the LOC132059375 gene encoding protein LIKE COV 2 produces the protein MAEEKDPTSVPLSQVEEEDPEDPIKSPPDSPNSSTRKACCYFLQSWVSKKFMTGCVVLFPVAVTFFVTWWFIQFVDGFFSPLYEQLGIDIFGLGFVTSLVFVFLVGVFVSSWLGATVFWIGEWIIKRMPFVRHLYSASKQISSAVSPDQNTTAFKEVAIIRHPRVGEYAFGFITSSVTLQTDEGDEELCSVFVPTNHLYIGDVLLVNANDVIRPNMSIREGIEIIVSGGMTMPQRISHVARVARQSERIPLNRIK, from the exons ATGGCGGAAGAGAAAGATCCAACTTCAGTACCACTTAGtcaagttgaagaagaagatcCTGAAGACCCCATCAAATCACCTCCTGACTCCCCCAATTCTTCTACCCGCAAG GCTTGCTGTTATTTTCTTCAAAGCTGGGTATCAAAGAAGTTTATGACTGGATG TGTGGTTCTCTTCCCTGTAGCAGTTACATTCTTTGTGACTTGGTGGTTTATTCAGTTTGTTGATGGTTTCTTCAGTCCACTATATGAACAACTTGGCATTGACATATTTG GACTAGGATTTGTCACATCTCTTGTTTTTGTATTCTTAGTTGGGGTTTTTGTTTCGTCTTGGCTGGGTGCTACTGTTTTCTGGATTGGGGAATGGATTATTAAGCGAATGCCATTTGTCAGACACTTATACTCGGCCTCAAAGCAGATAAGTTCTGCAGTATCTCCAG ACCAGAACACCACTGCTTTTAAGGAAGTGGCAATCATTCGTCATCCTCGTGTGGGTGAATATGCCTTTGGTTTTATTACATCATCAGTTACCCTTCAG ACAGATGAAGGGGATGAAGAATTGTGTAGTGTTTTTGTCCCTACGAACCATTTGTACATTGGTGATGTACTCCTGGTTAATGCCAATGATGTTATAAGACCAAACATGTCCATCCGTGAAGGCATTG AGATAATCGTCTCCGGAGGAATGACCATGCCTCAAAGGATCTCTCATGTGGCAAGGGTTGCGCGACAAAGTGAAAGAATTCCACTGAACAGAATTAAGTAA